A region from the Drosophila mauritiana strain mau12 chromosome 2L, ASM438214v1, whole genome shotgun sequence genome encodes:
- the LOC117135275 gene encoding alkaline phosphatase has translation MEKRSGTPISSQKVRKLSDVDMTEVQLNNLEDPGAKETVEIGSFQGNDQSNPVQQTKWFRSRLFLISVVFSALLITAMCIGFVVHYGMSGDVGDMETVSYWPVDLPKEQQEWYDQGIDELQKAVSRQFNRRRAKNVILFVGDGMGPNTVTAARILGVKEEGLLRWEKFPDMGLLKTYCADKQVPDSFSTATALFGGVKVNYETGGVDANVPLGNCTASLKEDHHVQTILKWAQVDGMRTGFVTTTRVTHATPAALYAHVPDRRWECESGMPAEAQGQECMDIARQLIEQPTGQSINVIMGGGRQMLVSDVTGSAGDPLDTWAGQSKDGRDLIRDWRLKKEDEGVSHAVVQNNRELWNLNGQDVDFLLGIFANGHLMYDYERDRSDAGMPSLSNMTLKALDVLGNSDKGFLLVVEAGLIDQAHHRGNARKALSEVLELNAAVESTLSFLKSTDRLDETLVIVTADHSHSLTINGHPDRGSSILGLAGNSKTEGTPYTTLTYGTSYQGFQVDPQTQNRRDPTADDITAWEYTQQAAINTDENLHGGSDVTIHADGAMSYLFHGVHEQSYVAHAISYALRIGRFRDSSIAETLAELTPI, from the coding sequence ATGGAAAAGCGAAGTGGAACGCCGATAAGTAGCCAAAAGGTTCGAAAACTCAGCGATGTGGACATGACGGAGGTGCAGCTGAACAATTTGGAGGACCCCGGCGCCAAGGAGACGGTGGAAATAGGTAGCTTCCAGGGCAATGACCAGAGCAATCCGGTGCAGCAAACGAAATGGTTCAGATCCAGGCTCTTCCTCATATCCGTGGTTTTCTCGGCCCTCCTGATAACCGCCATGTGCATTGGCTTCGTGGTGCACTACGGCATGTCCGGCGATGTGGGCGACATGGAGACGGTGAGCTACTGGCCCGTAGATCTGCccaaggagcagcaggagtgGTACGATCAGGGAATCGATGAGCTCCAGAAGGCCGTTTCCAGGCAGTTCAATCGCCGGCGAGCCAAGAACGTGATCCTGTTCGTGGGCGATGGAATGGGTCCGAACACGGTGACAGCCGCTCGGATACTCGGAGTCAAGGAGGAGGGACTCCTGCGTTGGGAGAAGTTTCCGGACATGGGACTGCTGAAGACCTACTGTGCCGACAAGCAAGTACCGGACTCGTTCTCCACGGCCACAGCTCTCTTTGGCGGAGTGAAGGTGAACTACGAAACGGGAGGAGTCGATGCGAATGTACCGCTGGGAAACTGCACCGCATCCCTGAAGGAGGACCACCACGTTCAGACGATCCTCAAGTGGGCCCAGGTGGACGGAATGCGAACGGGTTTCGTAACCACGACCCGGGTGACGCATGCCACTCCGGCTGCCCTCTACGCCCACGTGCCGGACCGCCGATGGGAGTGTGAGAGCGGAATGCCAGCCGAGGCTCAGGGTCAGGAATGTATGGACATAGCTCGCCAGCTGATCGAACAGCCGACGGGTCAGAGCATAAACGTAATCATGGGCGGTGGTCGTCAGATGCTGGTCTCAGATGTAACCGGTTCAGCAGGCGATCCCCTGGACACTTGGGCCGGCCAGTCGAAGGATGGACGAGATCTCATCCGGGATTGGAGGCTAAAGAAAGAGGATGAGGGCGTGTCACATGCTGTTGTGCAAAACAACCGTGAACTGTGGAATCTCAATGGCCAGGATGTTGACTTCCTACTTGGTATTTTCGCCAATGGACACCTAATGTACGACTACGAACGGGATCGCAGTGACGCCGGCATGCCCTCGCTGTCCAATATGACCCTCAAGGCGCTGGATGTCCTGGGAAACAGTGATAAGGGGTTTCTGCTCGTGGTGGAAGCCGGTCTAATCGACCAAGCCCATCACAGGGGAAACGCTCGGAAGGCGCTGAGTGAGGTACTCGAACTAAACGCAGCCGTTGAGTCCACACTTTCCTTCCTCAAGTCAACGGACCGCCTGGACGAAACCCTGGTCATTGTGACCGCCGATCACTCACACAGTCTGACCATCAATGGTCATCCCGATCGGGGATCCAGTATACTCGGCTTGGCGGGAAACTCGAAGACAGAAGGGACACCGTACACCACACTGACCTATGGCACCAGCTATCAGGGATTCCAGGTGGATCCCCAAACGCAGAACCGCAGGGATCCAACTGCTGACGATATTACCGCCTGGGAGTACACCCAGCAGGCAGCAATCAACACGGACGAGAATCTGCACGGTGGCTCGGATGTAACGATTCACGCGGATGGCGCCATGTCCTACTTGTTCCACGGCGTCCACGAGCAGAGCTATGTGGCGCACGCCATTTCGTACGCCCTGAGGATCGGGCGATTCCGGGATAGCTCCATTGCCGAAACTCTGGCCGAGCTGACGCCCATTTAG